The Proteus vulgaris genome has a segment encoding these proteins:
- the cysC gene encoding adenylyl-sulfate kinase — translation MISEDIVWHSHTIGLNDRESQQAHKGCVLWFTGLSGSGKSTLADALEQALYQHSDSPIRTYLLDGDNLRHGLCCDLGFSEEDRHENIRRVGEVAKLMVDAGLIVLTAFISPYREDRQKVRGRFEQGRFIEIFVDTPLHICEARDPKGLYQKARRGEIKQFSGIDSPYEQPIEPELHLDGTRPINILIQHILTYLQQNHIYR, via the coding sequence ATGATAAGCGAAGATATTGTCTGGCATTCTCATACAATTGGATTAAACGATCGTGAATCACAGCAAGCACACAAAGGATGTGTGCTTTGGTTTACTGGGCTATCAGGATCAGGTAAATCCACGCTTGCTGATGCATTAGAGCAAGCACTTTATCAACACTCTGATTCGCCAATTCGCACCTATTTATTAGATGGTGATAATTTACGTCATGGATTATGCTGTGATCTTGGGTTTAGCGAAGAAGATCGGCATGAAAACATCCGCCGTGTTGGTGAAGTGGCTAAATTAATGGTAGATGCCGGGCTGATTGTTTTAACTGCATTTATCTCTCCTTATCGAGAAGACAGACAAAAAGTTAGAGGACGCTTTGAGCAAGGTCGATTTATTGAAATCTTCGTTGATACTCCACTTCATATTTGCGAAGCTCGGGATCCTAAAGGGCTTTATCAAAAAGCAAGACGCGGTGAAATAAAGCAGTTTTCAGGTATAGATTCGCCTTATGAACAGCCTATTGAACCTGAATTACATTTAGACGGCACACGCCCTATCAATATTCTTATTCAGCATATCCTTACCTATCTACAGCAAAATCATATCTACCGTTAA